A window of Eubacterium sp. 1001713B170207_170306_E7 contains these coding sequences:
- a CDS encoding YeeE/YedE thiosulfate transporter family protein, translating into MKEFFQKLSKNDFYKKLMKEPLTYVAGAVLLSVFQIAHLASLGSAWGVTSAFADWGAWIYQGLGGDVSSWAYFAGEKAQHTLAAGFLHDGGSIRNIGIIIGALLATLYASQFKIKKIKSIRQVVAAVLGGLLMGYGARMAHGCNIGALYSGISSLSLSGWIFAAFLMVGAFIGSKLLAKYFM; encoded by the coding sequence GTGAAAGAATTTTTTCAAAAGCTCAGTAAAAATGATTTTTATAAAAAATTGATGAAAGAGCCTTTGACCTATGTGGCCGGAGCGGTGCTCCTGTCTGTTTTCCAGATCGCGCACCTGGCGTCCCTCGGCAGTGCCTGGGGCGTTACCAGCGCCTTTGCGGACTGGGGCGCCTGGATTTACCAGGGCCTTGGCGGGGATGTGAGCTCCTGGGCTTATTTTGCCGGTGAAAAGGCGCAGCATACCCTGGCCGCAGGTTTCCTGCACGACGGTGGTTCAATCCGGAACATCGGGATCATCATCGGGGCTTTGCTGGCCACGCTCTACGCATCACAGTTTAAAATCAAAAAAATCAAATCCATCCGCCAGGTCGTGGCTGCTGTTTTAGGCGGGCTGCTCATGGGCTATGGCGCAAGAATGGCTCACGGCTGTAATATCGGAGCGCTGTACAGCGGAATTTCTTCCCTGTCCCTTTCCGGTTGGATTTTCGCTGCCTTCTTAATGGTCGGCGCCTTTATCGGCAGCAAGCTGCTGGCAAAATATTTTATGTAA
- a CDS encoding sulfurtransferase TusA family protein, whose amino-acid sequence MSEYTLDCLGEACPVPLMKTEKELAKLSVGDLLIVAIDHSCAMKNVPEWARAQGHNVEIEEVDDGEWEVVIEKTK is encoded by the coding sequence ATGAGTGAATATACGTTAGATTGTTTAGGTGAAGCCTGTCCAGTGCCACTGATGAAAACCGAAAAGGAACTGGCAAAATTGAGTGTCGGCGATCTGTTAATCGTCGCCATCGACCACAGCTGTGCCATGAAAAATGTACCGGAATGGGCGCGCGCCCAGGGCCATAACGTCGAAATTGAAGAAGTGGACGACGGTGAATGGGAAGTTGTGATTGAAAAAACCAAATAA